In Vagococcus luciliae, one genomic interval encodes:
- a CDS encoding ABC transporter ATP-binding protein yields MHSLFNLENVFFKPQNQTILNDINLSINSGDFITISGPSGSGKSTLLKVLASMITPTSGKLLYKNKEIDKENITDYRKEVSYFFQQPTLFGDTVMDNLIFPFDIRHQEFDKSRVTKLLETFKLNESYLSKKIIDLSGGETQRVAFVRNLIFEPDVLLLDEVTSALDDENKNIIQQFILNELKGKTILWVTHDSNEFSLGTRQITIIDGKLEEK; encoded by the coding sequence ATGCATTCATTATTCAATTTAGAAAACGTTTTTTTTAAACCGCAAAATCAAACGATTCTAAACGACATTAATTTATCAATCAACTCAGGAGATTTCATCACTATTAGCGGTCCATCAGGAAGTGGGAAGAGCACCTTACTAAAAGTGCTAGCCTCGATGATTACACCTACCTCTGGAAAATTACTTTATAAAAATAAAGAAATTGACAAAGAAAATATTACTGATTATAGGAAAGAAGTATCTTATTTTTTCCAACAACCTACTCTCTTTGGTGACACTGTTATGGATAATCTGATATTTCCATTTGATATTCGACATCAAGAATTCGACAAATCTAGAGTAACAAAACTGTTAGAGACATTCAAACTTAATGAATCTTACTTAAGTAAAAAGATTATTGATTTATCTGGTGGAGAAACACAACGTGTTGCGTTTGTTAGAAATCTCATTTTTGAACCGGATGTATTGTTGTTAGATGAAGTCACTAGTGCTTTAGATGACGAAAATAAAAATATTATCCAACAATTTATTTTAAATGAGTTAAAGGGAAAAACTATCCTATGGGTAACTCATGATAGCAATGAATTTAGCTTAGGTACACGTCAAATCACCATTATTGACGGGAAATTGGAGGAAAAATAA
- a CDS encoding phosphate acyltransferase: MVLKSFDELKKQLKTTSAAPKKVVVANPVDKQTLTAVMTLKEEGLLNPVLVGDKKVISELMSELKHDDLSVDIIDIIGDVEIAEKAVSIIKSGLGDVLMKGHIQTRDLLKAVVNKESGIRDSDTLSHVAINEIPYYHKLLFLTDGGMLLTPDVDAKEKLLNNALSLTKKLGYKQTNVGVLDASENVNPKLQASLDANELKERFTKQADTSIFVEGPISLDLSLSKDIAKEKEYDSPVSGEVDILLVPDIVSGNLLGKSMMTFGQGKMAGLVLGATVPIIITSRGSTVEEKMNSLMIACAM, translated from the coding sequence ATGGTATTAAAGTCATTTGATGAATTAAAGAAACAATTAAAAACCACAAGTGCAGCTCCTAAAAAAGTGGTCGTTGCTAATCCAGTTGATAAACAAACTTTAACAGCTGTGATGACATTAAAAGAAGAAGGTCTATTGAATCCTGTATTAGTTGGAGATAAAAAAGTCATTTCTGAGTTAATGAGTGAATTAAAGCATGACGATTTATCCGTTGATATTATAGATATTATTGGAGATGTGGAAATTGCCGAAAAGGCAGTTTCCATCATCAAAAGTGGTCTAGGTGATGTGTTAATGAAAGGTCATATACAGACAAGAGATTTATTGAAAGCTGTTGTGAATAAAGAGTCAGGAATAAGAGATTCAGATACATTATCTCATGTTGCAATCAATGAAATCCCTTATTATCACAAATTACTATTTTTAACGGATGGTGGTATGTTACTTACTCCTGATGTGGATGCAAAAGAAAAATTGTTAAATAATGCCTTATCATTAACCAAAAAACTTGGTTATAAACAGACAAATGTGGGTGTGTTAGATGCTAGTGAAAATGTGAATCCTAAGTTACAAGCATCATTAGACGCCAACGAACTAAAAGAAAGATTTACTAAACAAGCAGACACTTCTATTTTTGTTGAAGGACCAATCTCATTGGATTTATCTTTAAGTAAAGATATTGCAAAAGAAAAAGAGTATGACAGTCCTGTTTCAGGTGAAGTCGATATTTTACTTGTTCCAGATATTGTATCTGGCAATTTATTAGGTAAAAGTATGATGACATTTGGACAAGGAAAAATGGCAGGACTTGTTTTAGGTGCAACTGTTCCTATTATTATTACATCTCGTGGCTCAACAGTAGAAGAAAAAATGAATTCATTAATGATTGCATGTGCAATGTAA
- a CDS encoding CvfD/Ygs/GSP13 family RNA-binding post-transcriptional regulator, which produces MTLKIGDILIGEITGIQPYGAFVSLGDNQQGLIHVSEVKHGFIKNIEEELTVKQKVKVQIIDIDEYTKKISLSLRVFQDAPPVLYKKKKYFTNRYKNIGFESIDKNLSHWVDGFLDDITENN; this is translated from the coding sequence ATGACATTAAAAATTGGAGACATATTGATAGGTGAAATAACAGGGATTCAGCCTTATGGGGCATTTGTGTCTCTTGGAGATAATCAACAAGGTTTGATTCATGTATCAGAAGTGAAGCATGGATTTATTAAAAATATAGAAGAAGAATTGACAGTTAAGCAAAAAGTGAAAGTTCAAATTATTGATATTGATGAGTACACAAAGAAAATTAGTTTATCGTTAAGAGTATTTCAAGATGCACCACCTGTTTTATATAAAAAGAAAAAATATTTTACAAATAGATATAAGAATATAGGTTTTGAAAGCATTGATAAGAATTTATCACATTGGGTTGATGGGTTTTTAGATGATATTACGGAAAATAACTGA
- the udk gene encoding uridine kinase translates to MTAAEGRPIVIGVTGGSGSGKTSVSRAILKALPNHSILLFEQDSYYKDQSHLSFEERLNTNYDHPFAFDTDLLIEHLQDLMEYKAIEKPVYDYEAHTRSKEVIYQEPKEVIILEGILILEDERLRNLMDIKVYVDTEDDIRIIRRIKRDMHDRGRSLDSVIGQYLSVVKPMHQQFIEPTKKYADIIVPEGGKNQVAIDLLTTKVRSILEK, encoded by the coding sequence ATGACGGCAGCAGAAGGTAGACCGATTGTCATAGGTGTGACTGGTGGGTCTGGAAGTGGTAAAACAAGTGTAAGTCGCGCGATATTAAAAGCATTACCAAATCACTCAATTTTATTGTTTGAACAAGATTCTTATTATAAAGATCAAAGTCATTTATCATTTGAAGAAAGATTAAATACAAATTATGATCATCCATTTGCATTTGATACTGATTTATTGATTGAGCATTTACAAGATTTAATGGAATATAAGGCCATCGAAAAACCTGTCTATGATTATGAAGCACATACTCGTAGTAAAGAAGTGATTTATCAAGAGCCAAAAGAAGTGATTATATTGGAAGGTATCCTGATACTAGAAGATGAACGATTGAGAAATTTGATGGATATTAAAGTGTATGTAGATACTGAGGATGATATAAGAATTATCCGCCGTATTAAAAGAGATATGCATGATCGAGGACGTTCATTGGATTCTGTCATTGGACAGTATTTAAGTGTAGTTAAACCAATGCATCAACAATTTATAGAACCAACAAAAAAATATGCGGATATTATTGTGCCAGAAGGTGGCAAAAATCAAGTTGCAATAGACTTGTTAACAACTAAAGTAAGAAGTATACTTGAAAAATAA
- a CDS encoding VOC family protein, which translates to MKMAHTCVRVKDLDASLEFYKKAFNFEESRRRDFPENKFTLVYLTLPDDDYELELTYNYDSEGYDLGNGYGHIAISTNDLEGLHSKHKEEGFNITELKHLPNVPPSYYFIIDPDGYKIEVIREK; encoded by the coding sequence ATGAAAATGGCTCATACATGTGTCAGAGTAAAAGATTTAGATGCTTCTCTTGAATTCTATAAAAAAGCATTTAACTTTGAAGAATCTCGCAGACGTGATTTTCCAGAAAACAAATTTACACTTGTCTATTTAACATTACCAGATGACGATTATGAATTAGAATTAACTTATAATTATGACTCTGAAGGATACGATTTAGGGAATGGTTATGGTCATATTGCTATATCTACAAATGATCTAGAAGGACTTCATTCTAAACATAAAGAAGAAGGTTTTAACATAACTGAATTAAAACATTTACCAAATGTACCACCTTCTTACTACTTTATTATTGATCCAGATGGCTACAAAATCGAAGTCATTCGTGAAAAATAG
- a CDS encoding ABC transporter permease, with translation MTDLNISNTSLLLASLLIVIALIIDYKEKLGLGKDIFVSAIRTVVQLFIIGYVLGFVFQLDNMILTLVMVAFIILNAAHHAGKRANHLDKAFQISLISIGFGTILSLFILFISGTLKWTPSQIVPITGMIASNAMTAVGVGYRTMSTKFEDQRQQVQEKLALGATKKQSTLPIVRESIKSAMSPSIDRAKTVGLVSLPGMMSGLMFAGIDPTTAIRYQIVVMFMLIATTGFSTMIASYLSYKQYFNDFSQLK, from the coding sequence ATGACTGATTTAAATATTTCAAATACATCGCTATTATTGGCAAGCTTGTTAATTGTGATAGCTTTAATTATTGATTACAAAGAAAAACTAGGATTAGGAAAAGATATTTTCGTTTCTGCCATTCGAACTGTGGTTCAATTATTCATCATTGGATATGTTTTAGGGTTTGTTTTCCAACTGGATAATATGATTTTAACCTTAGTCATGGTTGCTTTTATTATTTTAAATGCTGCACATCATGCCGGAAAACGTGCAAACCATTTAGATAAAGCCTTTCAAATTTCTCTGATTTCAATTGGTTTTGGTACAATTTTATCACTGTTTATTCTATTTATATCTGGAACTTTAAAATGGACTCCTTCACAAATTGTTCCAATAACCGGAATGATTGCCAGTAATGCGATGACTGCCGTTGGGGTTGGCTATCGTACAATGTCAACTAAATTTGAAGATCAACGTCAACAGGTGCAAGAAAAGCTTGCATTAGGAGCAACAAAAAAACAGTCAACCTTACCTATCGTAAGAGAAAGCATTAAATCTGCCATGTCACCAAGTATTGATCGGGCAAAAACAGTTGGTTTAGTCAGTTTGCCTGGTATGATGTCTGGGTTAATGTTTGCCGGTATTGATCCAACAACTGCCATTAGATATCAAATCGTTGTGATGTTTATGTTAATTGCGACTACTGGATTTTCAACTATGATTGCCAGTTACTTATCCTACAAACAATACTTCAACGACTTCTCTCAATTAAAATAA
- the buk gene encoding butyrate kinase, with translation MKKVLVINPGSASTKIAYFEDKEEILNTNVYHDSEDLEKFPTIADQYDYRLTFIKDYLDKENIELTDIDAVVGRGGSLPPVDAGGYLVNDEMTDWLVNKTDVHHASNLGALLARGFKEFSHDECIAMIYDPITVDQFHDLSRISGLKGVNRRSIGHMLNMRAIAMKTAEDTGKIYEESNLIVAHLGSGSSISAHQKGRMIDLSIDDEGPFSVERTGSLCLKEFIPFCYQMTEKEVIEWTRKKGGMISYLGTNSGIEVENRIDQGDDEARLVFEAMAYQVSKGIGELATVLCGRVDNIVITGGLAYSDRLVDWIKERVSFIAPVSCIPGEFEMEALRNGALRVLSGEEEAKEFSI, from the coding sequence TTGAAAAAAGTATTAGTTATTAATCCAGGATCAGCATCAACAAAAATTGCTTATTTTGAAGACAAAGAAGAAATCTTAAACACAAATGTGTATCATGATTCAGAAGATTTGGAAAAATTTCCTACAATAGCAGATCAATATGATTATCGATTAACTTTTATTAAAGATTATTTAGATAAAGAAAATATAGAGTTGACTGATATTGATGCTGTCGTTGGTCGTGGAGGGTCACTACCTCCAGTGGATGCAGGTGGGTATTTAGTAAATGATGAGATGACTGACTGGTTAGTAAATAAAACAGATGTGCATCACGCTTCTAATTTAGGAGCTCTGTTGGCACGTGGTTTTAAAGAGTTTAGTCATGATGAGTGTATTGCAATGATTTATGACCCAATTACAGTTGATCAATTTCATGATTTATCAAGAATATCTGGATTAAAAGGTGTCAACAGACGTAGTATTGGGCATATGTTAAATATGAGAGCTATTGCAATGAAAACAGCAGAAGATACAGGTAAAATTTATGAAGAAAGCAATTTAATTGTGGCTCATTTAGGAAGTGGATCATCAATAAGTGCCCATCAAAAAGGTCGTATGATTGACTTATCTATTGATGATGAAGGACCATTTTCGGTTGAACGAACAGGTAGTCTTTGTCTAAAAGAATTCATTCCATTTTGTTATCAGATGACAGAAAAAGAAGTCATTGAATGGACAAGAAAAAAAGGTGGTATGATATCTTACTTAGGTACAAATAGTGGGATTGAAGTTGAAAATCGTATCGATCAAGGCGATGATGAGGCAAGATTAGTTTTTGAAGCAATGGCTTACCAAGTTTCAAAAGGAATTGGTGAGTTAGCAACTGTTTTATGTGGTCGTGTAGATAATATTGTGATTACAGGTGGTTTAGCTTATTCTGATCGATTAGTCGATTGGATTAAAGAAAGAGTTTCTTTTATTGCTCCTGTTAGTTGTATTCCAGGAGAATTTGAAATGGAAGCTTTAAGAAATGGTGCTTTAAGAGTTCTCTCAGGAGAAGAAGAAGCTAAAGAATTTAGTATATAA
- a CDS encoding helicase C-terminal domain-containing protein has translation MEASSLFAVVDIETTGTNQEMDKIIQFACVIVENQQIVNQMSIDINPLRSIPKHITELTGISNKDVANEPYFEDVAYTIRQLLDGCVFVAHNVFFDFNFLNSELVRAGIEPLKSPCLDTVEIFQVLYPTSNGFRVSDMASEMALEHVNPHQALSDAYVTAQGFIKMIDKLRELPEMTLEKLTQLSKELGVNNHDLFQMVLDETRKKELKKENHLMMIDGLVLKKKNYDYRYNVGYTNETFDSALDILRANQKEMSEDIYQFLAKESQEKDFFIEAETGTGKTMGYLYPLSFVNSSKQVLISTSTIMLQNQIVYQDIPLLNKLTGMSKYGVVVKSASHYISLESFKQTLDNPVPQKTYAICQMAVLVWLLETTTGDLDEVNVSKNNIFYQHVQHTGKMELLDSSLFYEEDFFNYLNDRCRFADFIIVNHAFLFADSQKKEPFLPEFELVVVDEAHQLPALIENLSTKKLSFSQFGYELNHLIEISSDLSKFNVLWERQGLMIGNISQELRESLDWLEECFFNYYRLHQVREEVMVELLTFLQQVPMVKRSIQQIKVLLRELSHLKKDILEKSQVGSTLIEKDFFNTLNRVIEISEWFNQFFYDYDDDFVKWAYRKKSHLVLSMINFENLSIQQYNWYHQAKKIIYTSGSLQLDNESSFLENKLGLNNVAKKTLPTIFDYKNQARLYLIKGINYPNLSSTKEFSKQIYKVVKKLYNTHEQTMLVLFTSHNLLEKTYQYLIDYFNQGEVLILAQGISGTKEKILKKINQGNKCIILGANSFWEGMDFSKQSIDIVVMTKLPFEPPNRPIVQARYHYLEQQGVNPFYEDAIPQAGIKLRQGVGRLLRSPTDKGILVLLDDRLINSRYSTILCSYLPKELDILPVTLPELVDNSKQFLKNKS, from the coding sequence ATGGAAGCATCAAGTTTATTTGCCGTTGTAGATATTGAAACAACTGGTACCAATCAAGAAATGGATAAAATTATTCAATTTGCTTGTGTAATTGTCGAAAACCAGCAAATTGTAAATCAAATGTCGATTGATATTAATCCACTACGCTCAATACCAAAGCATATCACTGAATTAACTGGTATTTCAAATAAAGATGTGGCAAACGAGCCTTATTTTGAAGATGTGGCTTACACAATAAGACAACTTCTTGATGGCTGCGTGTTTGTAGCACACAATGTGTTTTTTGATTTTAATTTTTTAAATAGTGAATTAGTGAGGGCTGGTATTGAACCTTTAAAAAGCCCTTGTTTAGATACTGTTGAGATATTTCAAGTATTATATCCAACCTCTAATGGTTTTAGGGTAAGTGACATGGCATCTGAAATGGCATTAGAGCATGTTAATCCTCATCAAGCACTAAGTGATGCTTATGTAACTGCTCAAGGATTTATCAAAATGATTGATAAATTGAGAGAGCTACCTGAAATGACATTAGAAAAATTAACTCAGTTATCTAAAGAACTAGGTGTTAATAATCATGATCTGTTCCAGATGGTATTGGATGAGACACGAAAAAAAGAATTAAAAAAAGAGAATCACCTTATGATGATAGATGGTCTTGTTTTAAAGAAAAAAAATTATGATTATCGTTATAATGTTGGTTATACAAATGAAACATTTGATAGTGCATTAGATATTTTGAGAGCAAATCAAAAAGAAATGTCTGAGGATATTTATCAATTTTTAGCAAAAGAAAGCCAAGAAAAGGATTTCTTTATAGAAGCTGAAACTGGAACAGGTAAGACAATGGGTTACCTATATCCTTTATCTTTTGTTAATAGCTCTAAACAAGTATTAATTTCAACATCTACTATTATGTTGCAAAATCAAATAGTTTATCAAGATATCCCACTGTTAAATAAGTTAACTGGTATGTCTAAATACGGCGTTGTTGTGAAAAGTGCTTCACACTATATTAGTTTGGAGTCATTTAAGCAAACATTAGATAATCCAGTACCTCAAAAAACATATGCTATCTGTCAAATGGCTGTATTAGTTTGGCTTCTTGAAACAACGACTGGTGATTTGGACGAAGTAAATGTTAGTAAAAATAATATATTTTATCAACATGTTCAACATACAGGTAAAATGGAATTATTGGATTCCTCTTTATTTTATGAGGAAGACTTTTTTAATTATTTAAATGATAGATGTCGATTTGCTGATTTTATCATTGTTAATCATGCTTTTTTATTTGCAGATAGCCAAAAAAAAGAGCCATTTTTACCTGAATTTGAATTAGTTGTTGTAGATGAAGCACATCAATTACCTGCTTTAATAGAAAATTTGTCTACTAAAAAATTATCATTTTCTCAATTTGGTTATGAATTAAATCATCTAATTGAAATATCTAGTGATTTGTCTAAGTTTAATGTTTTATGGGAAAGACAAGGGCTTATGATTGGAAATATTAGTCAAGAATTGAGAGAATCTCTAGATTGGTTAGAGGAATGTTTTTTTAATTACTATAGATTACATCAGGTAAGAGAAGAAGTGATGGTTGAGTTATTAACATTTCTACAACAAGTGCCAATGGTTAAACGAAGTATTCAACAGATTAAAGTATTATTGAGAGAGTTATCACATTTGAAAAAAGATATATTAGAAAAGAGTCAAGTGGGTTCTACTCTAATTGAAAAAGATTTTTTTAATACTTTAAATAGAGTCATTGAAATATCTGAATGGTTTAACCAATTTTTTTATGATTATGATGATGATTTTGTGAAGTGGGCATATCGCAAAAAATCGCATTTAGTTTTATCGATGATTAACTTTGAAAATTTATCCATTCAACAATATAACTGGTATCATCAAGCTAAAAAAATTATTTATACAAGTGGTAGCCTACAGTTAGATAATGAGTCATCATTTTTAGAAAATAAATTAGGATTAAATAATGTAGCTAAGAAGACATTACCAACTATTTTTGATTATAAAAATCAAGCTAGGTTGTACTTGATAAAAGGGATTAATTATCCTAATTTATCTTCAACAAAAGAGTTTTCTAAACAAATTTATAAAGTTGTTAAAAAGTTGTATAACACACATGAACAAACGATGTTAGTTTTATTTACCTCGCACAACTTACTTGAAAAAACCTATCAATATTTAATAGATTATTTTAATCAAGGTGAAGTATTAATTCTGGCCCAGGGAATTTCTGGTACGAAAGAAAAAATTTTAAAGAAGATTAACCAAGGAAATAAGTGCATTATTTTAGGTGCTAATAGCTTTTGGGAAGGCATGGATTTTAGTAAACAGTCAATAGATATTGTGGTCATGACTAAACTACCGTTTGAACCACCTAATAGACCGATTGTTCAAGCTAGATATCATTACTTAGAGCAACAAGGAGTTAATCCTTTTTATGAGGATGCTATTCCGCAAGCTGGGATTAAGTTACGTCAAGGAGTAGGAAGATTGTTGAGAAGTCCAACGGATAAAGGAATTTTAGTGTTACTTGATGATCGATTAATAAATAGTAGATATAGTACTATTTTGTGCTCCTATTTACCAAAAGAATTAGATATTTTACCGGTAACATTACCTGAACTAGTAGATAATAGTAAGCAGTTTTTAAAAAATAAAAGTTAG
- a CDS encoding peptidylprolyl isomerase encodes MITFPQLDLENAKVTATIKTSRGDIKVALFPEQAPKTVKNFIELSKKGYYNGIIFHRVIPDFMIQGGDPTGTGMGGESIYGEKFEDEFSKEVFNLRGALSMANAGPNTNGSQFFIVQNKNVPSNMLSQLAGAGFPEEIIEAYHNGGTPWLDFRHTVFGHVIEGMDVVDEIASVSRDSQDRPMHDVTIDEVLIEE; translated from the coding sequence ATGATAACATTTCCACAATTAGATTTAGAAAATGCTAAAGTAACAGCAACAATTAAAACAAGTCGAGGTGACATTAAAGTTGCCCTATTCCCTGAACAAGCACCAAAAACTGTAAAAAACTTTATTGAATTAAGTAAAAAAGGTTACTACAATGGTATCATTTTCCATCGTGTTATTCCTGATTTCATGATTCAAGGAGGAGACCCAACTGGAACAGGTATGGGTGGAGAAAGTATTTATGGTGAAAAATTTGAAGATGAGTTCTCTAAAGAGGTATTCAATTTAAGAGGTGCTTTATCTATGGCCAATGCTGGACCAAATACAAATGGTAGCCAATTCTTTATTGTTCAAAATAAAAATGTTCCATCTAACATGCTATCTCAATTAGCAGGTGCTGGATTCCCAGAAGAAATCATTGAAGCATATCATAATGGTGGAACACCATGGTTAGACTTTAGACATACAGTCTTTGGTCATGTCATTGAAGGTATGGATGTTGTGGATGAAATTGCTAGTGTCAGTCGTGATTCACAAGATAGACCAATGCATGATGTAACAATCGATGAGGTTTTAATAGAAGAATAA
- a CDS encoding 2-oxo acid dehydrogenase subunit E2 — translation MAYIFKLPDVGEGLTEADILQWFVKEGDVVKADDPLVEIQNDKSTMEIPSPVAGTVVKILVPDGVAKVDEGIIEINTGETVVSAEPVEVAVTQEVVETQATSDNYIFELPDVGEGLTEADILQWFVKEGDTVKADDPLVEIQNDKSTMEIPSPVAGTVVKILVPDGVAKVDEGIIEINTGESVIKQSTTRNTEDKQVGQPLIQTRKESSSKVVRALPSVRRYARQQQVDLALVTPTGPNNKLLKTDIDAFLENGSPVEVTQPTVTDTIKVEEPKQIKASAPVQPANEDWVEKMSPLRRAIAKAMVTSRTEIPHVTVFDKLRTEKLVEHRNTYKEIAKEENVKLTFLPYVVKAMVAMLKAYPSLNASVNMEKSEIIHRGNINIGIATNTDHGLFVPVIKNADRKSVFEIAEEISELSKKAMNNELTRDDMSGSSATITNIGGMPEAGGVWSTPIINYPESMIMGISRISDEVIVNQDREMEIASIMRLSFAFDHRLVDGVEAQSALAVFKKALGDPNLMLLKN, via the coding sequence ATGGCTTATATATTTAAATTACCAGATGTAGGAGAAGGATTAACAGAAGCAGATATTTTACAATGGTTTGTAAAAGAAGGAGACGTTGTAAAAGCAGACGATCCATTAGTCGAAATTCAAAATGATAAATCAACTATGGAAATACCATCTCCAGTTGCTGGAACAGTGGTGAAAATTTTAGTTCCAGATGGTGTGGCAAAAGTAGATGAAGGCATTATTGAAATTAATACAGGAGAAACAGTTGTTTCAGCTGAACCTGTCGAAGTAGCTGTTACACAGGAAGTTGTAGAAACACAAGCAACATCTGACAATTATATTTTTGAATTACCAGATGTAGGAGAAGGATTAACAGAAGCAGACATCTTACAATGGTTTGTAAAAGAAGGCGATACTGTAAAAGCAGATGACCCATTAGTCGAAATTCAAAATGATAAATCAACCATGGAAATACCATCCCCAGTTGCTGGAACAGTGGTGAAAATTTTAGTTCCAGATGGTGTAGCAAAAGTAGACGAAGGAATTATCGAAATCAATACAGGAGAGTCTGTAATAAAACAATCTACTACCCGAAATACAGAGGACAAACAGGTGGGTCAACCCCTTATACAAACTAGAAAAGAGTCATCATCTAAAGTAGTACGAGCACTACCTTCTGTTAGACGATATGCGCGTCAACAACAAGTTGATTTAGCTTTGGTTACCCCTACAGGACCAAATAATAAACTATTAAAGACAGATATTGATGCTTTCTTAGAAAATGGGTCACCAGTCGAAGTAACACAACCAACTGTTACTGACACAATTAAAGTGGAAGAACCAAAACAAATAAAAGCCTCTGCCCCAGTACAACCAGCGAATGAGGATTGGGTAGAAAAAATGTCACCTTTACGCCGTGCGATTGCCAAAGCGATGGTGACAAGTCGTACTGAAATTCCACATGTGACAGTATTTGATAAGTTACGAACAGAAAAATTAGTCGAGCATCGTAATACATACAAAGAAATTGCAAAAGAAGAAAACGTTAAATTAACCTTTTTACCATATGTTGTTAAAGCAATGGTTGCAATGTTGAAAGCTTATCCATCATTGAATGCTTCAGTTAATATGGAAAAATCAGAAATCATTCATCGTGGAAATATCAATATTGGTATTGCAACCAATACAGATCATGGATTGTTTGTCCCAGTAATCAAAAACGCTGACCGTAAGAGTGTGTTTGAGATTGCAGAAGAGATTTCAGAGTTATCGAAAAAAGCAATGAATAATGAATTAACAAGAGATGATATGAGTGGCAGTTCAGCAACCATTACAAATATTGGTGGAATGCCTGAAGCTGGCGGTGTGTGGTCTACGCCAATCATCAATTACCCTGAATCAATGATTATGGGCATTTCTCGTATTTCTGATGAAGTGATTGTAAATCAAGATCGTGAAATGGAAATTGCTTCTATTATGAGATTATCTTTTGCCTTTGATCATCGCTTAGTGGATGGTGTTGAAGCGCAAAGTGCGTTAGCAGTATTCAAAAAAGCACTAGGTGATCCTAATTTAATGTTGTTAAAAAATTAA
- a CDS encoding recombinase family protein, with amino-acid sequence MKKIGYVYASSEENYVREQIDGLNSLNIETVSIEKETNEEISQSDTVLTDIVASLESGDQLVVYELRCLGKSVIQLAEFLGQLKEKGIGLVVIKKGEAYSDIDNAAYLEMVLKIAEMEKMIIRERTTKGLQEARRKGRVGGRPKISQETIDQIRFLYNNNRYTLRQIAEECNISLGTAYKYVQER; translated from the coding sequence ATGAAAAAAATAGGATATGTTTATGCTTCTAGTGAGGAAAATTATGTGAGAGAACAAATCGATGGGTTAAATAGTTTAAACATTGAAACTGTATCCATTGAAAAGGAAACGAATGAGGAGATTTCACAAAGCGACACGGTATTAACTGATATTGTTGCTAGTTTAGAATCAGGTGATCAACTAGTTGTATATGAATTAAGATGTTTAGGAAAATCAGTTATTCAATTAGCAGAATTTTTAGGACAATTAAAAGAAAAAGGTATTGGATTAGTTGTTATTAAAAAAGGTGAAGCATATAGTGATATTGACAATGCTGCTTATTTGGAAATGGTATTAAAAATTGCTGAGATGGAAAAAATGATTATCAGAGAAAGAACAACTAAAGGATTACAAGAAGCACGTCGTAAGGGTCGTGTTGGTGGACGTCCAAAAATTTCTCAAGAAACAATCGACCAAATTAGATTTTTATATAACAACAATAGATATACATTAAGACAAATTGCAGAGGAATGTAACATTTCTTTGGGAACAGCTTATAAATACGTACAAGAAAGATAA